The sequence CCCACAATGAGAGCCCGTCCCCCAATGAGAGCCCGTCCCCCAAAGAGAGCCCGTGCCCCAAAGAGAGCCCGTCCCCTAAAGAGAGCCCGTCCCCTAAAGAGAGCCCGTCCCACGATGAGAGCCCGTCCCCTAAAGAGAGCCCGTCCCCTAAAGAGAGCCCGTCCCCTAAAGAGAGCCCGTCCCACGATGAGAGCCCGTCCCCTAAAGAGAGCCCGTCCCCTAAAGAGAGCCCGTCCCCTAAAGAGAGCCCGTCCCACGATGAGAGCCCGTCCCCTAAAGAGAGCCCGTCCCACGATGAGAGCCCGTCCCACGATGAGAGCCTGTCCCCTAAAGAGAGCCCGTCTCGGGGACGGCGCTGGGCTCAGACCACCACCGGCTGCTTCCCTCTCTGCGGCGCTGCGGGCGCGTTGCCATGTGACCGGGGCAAGAGGAGGACCACTCTCTGATTGGACCGTCTCCACCCATTGTACAGCCGACAGTGATACCTGAGAGACACCTGCGGAAGACGGAACGGATGTTGTAACTGTTGTAATCCTTTTTGTTAGTTTGTTTATTGACATAATATTAAAAGGTGATAAACGTTGCATCACACGCCTCAGCCTACTAACCAGCGTCCAGAAGAGGTAAATGGTAAAGAGGGCGACGGTCAGCGCGATGAGTCCCACGGCCTCCAGCCGGCTGGAGAAGTGAAGGTGATCGATGGCGCCGCGGAGGCAGAGCCAGCCGGAGATGGTGGCCAGAGGGGTGATGAGCAGGAAGCACGCCATGTCGCCGAACAGGGTGCGCTTTTCACGACGGTGACTTGGGTTCTGCAGCCACTACCAACCCCCCAACGACAAGACACGAAAGCACCGTCAGCTTCTGAATGACTCTGCTCATACTGCAGCTCCTGTGAGCGTCCCGTACCTCGAGCACCGGCCTGGACCTCCTCTGCACCGTGAACTGGTAGTGGCACAGCTCACAGAAGCTGGTCCGTGAGGCCGACAGCCAATGCTCCAGACAGCTGCGGTGAATGGGGGCCAAGGTCCCGGAGCACTCACAGGGCgacagcagctcctcctgggCCCCGCCGTCGTGACAGATACGACACATAGGGGTCTCCGGAGCGGCACTGAGGAGCAGAGGAACCAGGGGAGATACTTTGGTTTGACCGTGTGAAGATGTCATCTATCAAGCTATTCGCTAAGCAGTCTTCCTAAATGTCACAAAGAGTTTCCTTTTCACAAACATCTActaaagaacagagagagaagctAAAAGGAGAGGCGGGGCTTGTCCCTGTCACCATGGATACCATTAGGTTTCAATAATGAGCTTGTTATGTCCGTTATGTCCATGGTATTTGTCTTCTACCGGTTATCATGTAAACATATTCGTGGCATTCTTATGGAAACAAACATGACGTGCAATATCGAGGTCAGCTAAAATTATCGCGGTCGTGTCCATATTTCCTACAATAAGACGATAACTTTAAAAGGATTACggtcatgtccatatatccTACAATAGGACGATAACTTTAAAAGGATTATGGTTATGTCCATATATCCTACAATAAGACGATAACTTAAAAAGGATTAAGGTTATGTCTATATATCCTACAATAGGACGATAACTTAAAAAGGATTAAGGTTATGTCTATATATCCTACAATAAGACGATAACTTTAAAAGGATTaaggtcatgtctatatatcctACAATAAGACGATAACTTTAAAAGGATTaaggtcatgtccatatatccTACAATAAGACGATAACTTTAAAAGGATTAAGGTTATGTCTATATATCCTACAATAAGACGATAACTTTAAAAGGATTAAGGTTATGTCTATATATATCCTACAATAGGACGATAACTTAAAAAGGATTAAGGTCATGATACCGTAATTAGCGTGACGGGCCTAAATGGGCCTTCTGGCTTCGGCTGGTGTTGGGTGCTTTCAGAAGTGTTACTCACAAAATGAGAAACAGAATTcacaacaaaattaaaatacGTCCATAACCTACCACTGTTTGGCGTATGCGTCCGACCCCGGAGGCGTCAGCTGAGCCTCCATCTTGGTGCACGGCGGCGTGTAACACTGAGGCGGCTCCCCGCTGGGCGCGCTGCATTCCTCCATGGGGTTTCCAGGGAGAGGCGGCGCATCACACATGTGCTCAGAGTGCGGCACTGGATTGGTAAAACACACAGTGATCGGTCTTCATGGCGGCAGGTGGCATCTTGTTTGCTACGGCAACCACATTATCTGGCCTGACAATTGTTTCCGTTGCTGCACATTACTTATGatgctaatttaaaaaaatgcagtagTGGTTGTGTTTGTCATGCGTTACAAATGGACTACAACTGAACTTCACtatgatgacaataaatgaGCTTTGAGTCGTAGAAGACAGTAGAACCCTGCACACAGACCAAAGGTCCTACTGGGCAtctagagacacacacacacacacacacacacacacacacacacacacacacacacacacacacacacacacacacacacacacacacacacacacacacacacacacacacacacacacacacacaca is a genomic window of Cyclopterus lumpus isolate fCycLum1 chromosome 12, fCycLum1.pri, whole genome shotgun sequence containing:
- the LOC117740114 gene encoding E3 ubiquitin-protein ligase MARCH3-like, which encodes MCDAPPLPGNPMEECSAPSGEPPQCYTPPCTKMEAQLTPPGSDAYAKQCAAPETPMCRICHDGGAQEELLSPCECSGTLAPIHRSCLEHWLSASRTSFCELCHYQFTVQRRSRPVLEWLQNPSHRREKRTLFGDMACFLLITPLATISGWLCLRGAIDHLHFSSRLEAVGLIALTVALFTIYLFWTLVSLRYHCRLYNGWRRSNQRVVLLLPRSHGNAPAAPQRGKQPVVV